Within Actinosynnema pretiosum, the genomic segment GCCCGGACAGCACCCCGTCGTGGATGCGCCCCTCGGCCGTGTAAGCCCGCAGCACGCGGGGCGCGGTGAACAGCGGCAGCTCCCCGTCCGCCACCTCCGGCCCCGCGCACCGCTCGGCGTGCGCGTACACCGGCCCCACCTCCGCGTAAGGCCCGCGCCCCGCGCCCGGCCGGTACCGGAACAGCACCACCGCCTCCGCACCGGCCCGCCGCAGGCAGCAGCGCAGCGGAACACCCGGCGCGGTGGTCAGCTCGTGCTCCTCGTCGGCGCCCGCGGCGGCCCTGGCGCGGGCGAGGACGTCCTCGGCGATCACGTGGAACTCCATGCCCCCCAGCGTCGTCCGCCCCGCGCCCGAGCGCCGGCGGCGATCGGACCCGGCGTCGGGCGCCCGGACCCGCCGTCGGGCACACTGCCCCGCGTGCAGGACGTGGAATCGGCGTGGCGCACCGCGCTCTACGGGCCGTCGGGCTTCTTCACCAGGGGCGAGGCGCCGTCGGACCACTTCCGCACCGCCCCGCTGGTCGGCCCCGAGCTGGCGGAGGCGCTCCTGGAGCTGCTCCGCCGCGTGGACGCCGACCTCGGCCACCCCGGCGCCCTCGATTTCGTGGACCTCGGCGCGGGCGGCGGCGAGCTGTCCTCGGCGGTCCGCGCCCTCGCCGACGCCGACCCCGCGCTCCGCGACCGCCTCCGGGTGACCGCCGTGGACGTCGGCCCCGCCCGCGACCTCCCCGGCGTCCGCTGGACCCGCGACCTCCCCGACCGCGTCACCGGACTCCTGGTCGCGCACGAGTGGCTGGACGCCCTCCCCTGCCCCGTGGTGGCCTGGCCGCACCGGGACCCCTGGCTGGACCGCTGGTGGCCGCTGCGCCCCGGTGAGCGGGCGGAGATCGGCTCCCCCAGGGACGCGGCGTGGGCGTCTGCCGTCGGACGGGTCCGGGGCGCGGCGCTCGCGATCGACTACGGCCACCTGGCCGACGACCGCGCCGCAGGCCGCTACCCCAGGGGCACCTTCACCGCCTACCGCTCGGGGAACCGGGTCGAACCGGCCTTCGACGGCTCCTGCGACCTGACCGCCCACGTCGCCCTGGACGCCTGCGCCGAGGCCGCGGGCCGCCCGTGGACCCTGGTGTCGCAGCGGGACGCGCTGGCCGCCCTGCTCCCGCCCGCCGAGCCGCTCACCGCCCGCACCCCGGACTGGCTCACCGCCGCGGCCCGCGCCTCCCGGATCGCGGAGCTGCGCGACCCGAACGGCCTCGGCGCCTTCGGCTGGCTCCTGCACCCGAGGGGCACGACCGCGGCCGGCCTGCTCCCCGACCTGCCGCCGTGGCGCCCCTGACAGCCCTCCCACCAGCCACGACGAGATCACCGCACCCGCCCCCGCCCCCACCGCTATAAAGTTCCACCACGTGACCGCTGCCGCACCCTCGCCGGCCCGCAAGAGGACCGAGCAACGCCGCTGGACCGTGCTCCTCCCGGTCGCGGCCCTGATCGTGCTGGGGGTCTGCGGCCTGGTCCTGCTGGGCCTGGGCACCAGCAAGGTCGGGCTGGCCCCGATCCTGGTGGGCGCGGCGGCCTCGCTCCTGCCCGTCATGGCGGTGCTGAGCGCCTACCTCTGGCTCGACCGCTGGGAGCCGGAACCGGCCAAGCTCCTGCTCTTCGGCTTCGCCTGGGGCGCGTGCGGCGCGACCATCACCTCCCTGGTCTTCAACCAGACCGCCCAGGTGATCGGCGAGCTGATCAACGACGGCGACGGCGCGACCTTCGCCGCCGTGGTCGGCGCCCCGATCGTGGAGGAGGCCACCAAGGGCGTCTTCCTGATCGCCCTCTTCCTGCGCCGCCGCCACGAGTTCGACGGCGCCGTCGACGGCCTCGTCTACGCGGGCGTGGTCGCGGCGGGCTTCGCGTTCACCGAGAACATCTACTACTTCGCCCGCGTCTTCGTGGACAGCGGCCTGGGCGACGCGAGCAGCGGCGTGGTCGCCCTGTTCATCCTGCGCGGCGTCCTGTCCCCGTTCGCCCACCCCCTGTTCACCTCGATGCTCGGCGTCGGCGTGGGCCTGGCGGCGATGTCCCACAAGCGGAACGTCCGGATCGCGGGCCCGCTCCTGGGCTACCTGGGCGCGGTGGGCCTGCACTCGCTGTGGAACTTCTCCACCACGGTCGGCACCGGATCGACGTTCATCAACCTCTACTTCCTGATCATGGTCCCGATCTTCGCGGGCATGGTCTGGCTGGTGGTGTGGCAGCGCCGCCGCGAGCAGCGCATCGTCGCCGAGCAGCTGCCCGGCATGGCCGAGCGCCAGTGGATCGCCACCAGCGAGGTCACCCTGCTCGCCAGCCTCCAGGGCCGCAGCCGCTGGCGCCGCACCGTGCGCCGCAAGGCGGGCGACGAGGCCGCGAAGGCGGTGGCCGGCTACCAGGTGGCCGCCACCGAACTGGCGTTCCTGCGCCACCGCATGGCGCTGGGCACCGCGGGCGCGGACGCGGACCGCCGCCACGCGAACCTCCTGCGCTCCCTGCTCGCCACCCGCGTGGCCGCCGTGAACGCCCCCGGCGCGCTCGGCGCCGCGGACGGCGCGGGCCGCCCCCGGCTCACCGAGCGCGCGGAGCGCACCGTCCGGATCGCGCGCATCGCCCGCCAGGGCCGCGCGGCCCGCCCGGACCGGCAGATCCGCCCCGGCTCGCCGACCTCACCGGCCTCGCCGACCTCGCCGAACGACCCAGACGCCACGGGTGGCGTTCGTCGCAGTTGACCCCCGCACCCGCACCCCCTCACTACCCTCGGTGGAGTCGTCCGGTACCCCCCAACGGGACTGGAACGTCCTGAAGGAGCAACGTCGCATGGACGCGACCCCCCGCCCCGCGCGCCTTGCCGCGGGCGTCATCTCGGCAGGCCGGGTGGGCTCGGTGCTCGGCGCCGCCCTCACCAGGGCCGGTCACACCGTCACCGCGGTCTCCGCCGTCTCGGCCGCCTCCCTGCGCAGGGCCGACGCCCTGCTCCCCGACGTCCCCGTGCTGCCCCCGCCCGACGTGGCCGCGGGCGCCGACCTGGTCCTGCTCGCCGTCCCCGACGACGAGCTGCCCGGACTGGTCAGGGGCCTGGTGGCCACCGGCTCGCTGCGCGCCGGCCAGATCGTGGTGCACGTCAGCGGCGCCCAGGGCGTCGCCGCGCTCGCCCCCGCCGCCGAGGTGGGCGCGCTGTGCCTGGCGCTGCACCCCGCCATGACCTTCACCGGCCGCCCCGAGGACGTCGACCGGGTCCGCGCCTGCACCTTCGGGGTCACCGCCGCCGACGGCGACGACATCGCCTGGAGCGTCGGCGAGGCCCTCGTCGTGGAGATCGGCGCCGAGGCCGTCCGGGTCCCCGAGTCCGCCCGCCCGCTCTACCACGCCGCCCTCACCCACGGCGCGAACCACCTGATGACCCTGGTCGCCGACTGCGCCGAGGCGCTGCGCGGCGCGGGCGTCGCCAACCCCGAGCGGGTCCTCGCGCCCCTCCTCGGGGCCGCGCTCGACAACGCCCTGCGGCACGGCGACCGCGCCCTCACCGGCCCCGTCGCCAGGGGTGACACCGGCACCGTCGCCAAGCACCTCGCCGTGCTGGCCGACCGCGCCCCCGGAACCCTGGACGCGTACCGCGCGCTCGCCAGGCGCACCGCAGACCGGGCCGAGTCCGCCGGGCTGCTCCCGGCCGACCGCGCCACCGACGTCCGCACCACCCTCGACGAGGACTGACCGATGACGAAGCCGCTGACCAAGGACGACTACACCCCCGGCGGGGTGACCGTGCACCGCGACCCCGAGCGGCTGCGCCGCGTCACCAGGGCGCTGCGCTCGGCGGGCCGCAACATCGCGCTCGTGCCCACCATGGGCGCGCTGCACGAGGGCCACCGCAGGCTCATCCGCGAGGCCCACGTCCTGCAGAACACCGTCGTGGTGGTGTCGGTGTTCGTGAACCCGACCCAGTTCGGCGAGGCCGCCGACCTGGAGCGCTACCCGCGCGACCTGGACGCCGACGTGGAGGTGTGCCGCCAGGAGCGCGCGCCGCTGGTGTTCGCCCCCGAGGTCGCCACCATGTACCCGGCGGGCAGCCAGGTGACCCTCGACCCCGGCCCGCTCGGCTCCGAGCTGGAGGGCGCCAGCAGGCCCGGCCACTTCGCGGGCGTGCTCACCGTCGTGTCGAAGCTGTTCAACATCGTGCAGCCCGACTACGCCCTGTTCGGCGAGAAGGACTACCAGCAGCTCTGCCTGATCGGGCGGATGGCCACCGACCTGAACGTGCCGACCGCCGTCGTCGGCGTGCCGACCGTGCGCGAGTCGGACGGGCTCGCCCTGTCCTCCCGCAACCGCTTCCTGTCCGAGTCCGAGCGGGAGAGCGCCACCGCGCTGTCCGCCGCGCTCGTCGCCGGCTCGCACGTGAGCGCGCAGGGCCCGGAGGCCGTGCTGTCCACCGCCCGCGCGACGCTCGACGCCGTGCCCGGCCTCGACCTGGACTACCTGGAGCTGCGCGCCCCCGACCTCGGGCCCGCGCCCGAGAACGGCGACGCCCGCCTGCTGGTGGCGGCCCGCGTCGGGTCGACCAGGCTGATCGACAACGTCCCCGTGCTGCTCGGCGCGGGCGACGAGTAGGGAGGAGCGCCGCCATGTTCCGCACGATGCTCAAGTCGAAGATCCACCGGGCCACCGTCACCCAGGCCGACCTGCACTACGTCGGCTCGGTCACCGTGGACGAGGACCTCATGGACGCCGCCGACCTGCTGGCGGGCGAGCAGGTCGCGATCGTGGACGTCACCAACGGGGCCCGCCTGGAGACCTACGTCATCCCCGGCGAGCGCGGCTCCGGCGTCATCGGCATCAACGGCGCCGCCGCGCACCTGGTGCACCCCGGCGACCTGGTCATCCTCATCGCCTACGGGTCCATGGACGACGCCGAGGCCCGCTCCTACCGGCCGCGCGTGGTGTTCGTCGACGCCGACAACAAGGTCGTGGAGCTGGGCTCGGACGCCGCGCGCGCCCCGGAGGGCTCCGGGCTGCTCAGCGGCGCGGTGACCGCGCAGGCGCTCGCCGAGACGGCCGACGCCGCCGCGCTCGACGCGCTCATCCAGAACCAGTAGGGGGAACACGGTGCTGCTCGTCATCGACGTCGGCAACACGAACATCGTCCTGGGCCTGTACGACGGCACCGGGGACTCCGCCGCGCTCGTGCACAGCTGGCGGATGCGCACCGACGCCAGGATGACCGCCGACGAGCTGGCGCTGACCATGCGCGGCCTGCTCGGCGAGTACGCGGACAAGATCACCGGCATCTCGGCGCTGTCCACCGTGCCCGCGGTGCTGCGCGAGCTGCGCGTGATGCTCGGCCGCTACTACGCCCAGGTGCCGAAGGTGCTGGTCGAGCCGGGCGTGCGCACCGGCGTCCCGCTGCTGGTGGACAACCCGAAGGAGGTCGGCTCCGACCGGGTCATCAACACGATGGCCGC encodes:
- a CDS encoding DUF1203 domain-containing protein: MEFHVIAEDVLARARAAAGADEEHELTTAPGVPLRCCLRRAGAEAVVLFRYRPGAGRGPYAEVGPVYAHAERCAGPEVADGELPLFTAPRVLRAYTAEGRIHDGVLSGPGSGRVDLAALLADPAVARVQVRSATHGCFLFEVTGSAVRA
- a CDS encoding SAM-dependent methyltransferase, whose amino-acid sequence is MQDVESAWRTALYGPSGFFTRGEAPSDHFRTAPLVGPELAEALLELLRRVDADLGHPGALDFVDLGAGGGELSSAVRALADADPALRDRLRVTAVDVGPARDLPGVRWTRDLPDRVTGLLVAHEWLDALPCPVVAWPHRDPWLDRWWPLRPGERAEIGSPRDAAWASAVGRVRGAALAIDYGHLADDRAAGRYPRGTFTAYRSGNRVEPAFDGSCDLTAHVALDACAEAAGRPWTLVSQRDALAALLPPAEPLTARTPDWLTAAARASRIAELRDPNGLGAFGWLLHPRGTTAAGLLPDLPPWRP
- a CDS encoding PrsW family intramembrane metalloprotease, which translates into the protein MTAAAPSPARKRTEQRRWTVLLPVAALIVLGVCGLVLLGLGTSKVGLAPILVGAAASLLPVMAVLSAYLWLDRWEPEPAKLLLFGFAWGACGATITSLVFNQTAQVIGELINDGDGATFAAVVGAPIVEEATKGVFLIALFLRRRHEFDGAVDGLVYAGVVAAGFAFTENIYYFARVFVDSGLGDASSGVVALFILRGVLSPFAHPLFTSMLGVGVGLAAMSHKRNVRIAGPLLGYLGAVGLHSLWNFSTTVGTGSTFINLYFLIMVPIFAGMVWLVVWQRRREQRIVAEQLPGMAERQWIATSEVTLLASLQGRSRWRRTVRRKAGDEAAKAVAGYQVAATELAFLRHRMALGTAGADADRRHANLLRSLLATRVAAVNAPGALGAADGAGRPRLTERAERTVRIARIARQGRAARPDRQIRPGSPTSPASPTSPNDPDATGGVRRS
- a CDS encoding Rossmann-like and DUF2520 domain-containing protein; protein product: MDATPRPARLAAGVISAGRVGSVLGAALTRAGHTVTAVSAVSAASLRRADALLPDVPVLPPPDVAAGADLVLLAVPDDELPGLVRGLVATGSLRAGQIVVHVSGAQGVAALAPAAEVGALCLALHPAMTFTGRPEDVDRVRACTFGVTAADGDDIAWSVGEALVVEIGAEAVRVPESARPLYHAALTHGANHLMTLVADCAEALRGAGVANPERVLAPLLGAALDNALRHGDRALTGPVARGDTGTVAKHLAVLADRAPGTLDAYRALARRTADRAESAGLLPADRATDVRTTLDED
- the panC gene encoding pantoate--beta-alanine ligase, with translation MTKPLTKDDYTPGGVTVHRDPERLRRVTRALRSAGRNIALVPTMGALHEGHRRLIREAHVLQNTVVVVSVFVNPTQFGEAADLERYPRDLDADVEVCRQERAPLVFAPEVATMYPAGSQVTLDPGPLGSELEGASRPGHFAGVLTVVSKLFNIVQPDYALFGEKDYQQLCLIGRMATDLNVPTAVVGVPTVRESDGLALSSRNRFLSESERESATALSAALVAGSHVSAQGPEAVLSTARATLDAVPGLDLDYLELRAPDLGPAPENGDARLLVAARVGSTRLIDNVPVLLGAGDE
- the panD gene encoding aspartate 1-decarboxylase codes for the protein MFRTMLKSKIHRATVTQADLHYVGSVTVDEDLMDAADLLAGEQVAIVDVTNGARLETYVIPGERGSGVIGINGAAAHLVHPGDLVILIAYGSMDDAEARSYRPRVVFVDADNKVVELGSDAARAPEGSGLLSGAVTAQALAETADAAALDALIQNQ